A window from Drosophila nasuta strain 15112-1781.00 chromosome 3, ASM2355853v1, whole genome shotgun sequence encodes these proteins:
- the LOC132788365 gene encoding splicing factor 3A subunit 2 yields MDFQNRAGGKTGSGGVASWSESNRERKERLRQLALETIDLNKDPYFMKNHLGSYECKLCLTLHNNEGSYLAHTQGKKHQENLARRAAKEAKEAPSSLLAPEKPRVEPKKFVKIGRPGYRVTKQRELSNGQQSLLFQIDYPEISEGVVPRHRFMSAYEQKIEPPDRKWQYLLFAAEPYETIGFKVPSREVDKTEGKFWTHLNRDTKQFFLQFAFKFEPKILPPPPPNLHRALGPPAGFPMPGPPRPAMHPMFNGVPPPPPM; encoded by the coding sequence atgGATTTCCAAAATCGCGCCGGTGGCAAAACCGGTAGCGGTGGCGTCGCCTCATGGTCGGAGTCAAATCGCGAGCGCAAGGAGCGACTGCGACAGCTGGCGCTTGAAACCATCGATCTGAACAAGGATccttattttatgaaaaaccATCTCGGTTCCTATGAATGCAAACTCTGTTTGACGCTGCACAACAACGAGGGCAGCTACTTGGCCCACACCCAAGGCAAAAAGCATCAAGAGAACTTGGCCCGCCGTGCCGCCAAAGAAGCCAAGGAGGCACCCTCATCACTGCTAGCGCCGGAGAAACCGCGTGTGGAGCCGAAGAAGTTTGTGAAAATCGGACGTCCCGGCTATCGGGTAACCAAACAGCGTGAACTCTCCAATGGCCAGCAGTCGTTGCTTTTCCAAATCGATTATCCCGAGATCAGCGAAGGTGTTGTGCCGCGCCATCGTTTTATGTCCGCCTACGAGCAAAAGATTGAGCCCCCAGATCGTAAATGGCAGTACTTACTCTTTGCGGCTGAACCATACGAGACAATTGGCTTTAAAGTGCCCTCGCGCGAGGTCGACAAGACAGAGGGCAAGTTCTGGACACATTTGAATCGAGATACCAAACAAttctttttgcaatttgcatttaaattcgAACCCAAGATCTTGCCGCCGCCACCACCGAATCTACATCGTGCCTTGGGACCACCAGCCGGTTTTCCAATGCCTGGGCCACCTCGTCCAGCCATGCATCCTATGTTCAACGGTGTGCCGCCGCCTCCACCCATGTAG